One Streptomyces sp. B21-105 genomic region harbors:
- a CDS encoding ABC transporter ATP-binding protein — translation MAPHTEQLTRTAAAVRLRGLTRSFDGRTILDAVDLDIPAGQFVALLGHSGSGKSTLLRAVAGLDHAVAGSGELTAPERVSVVFQDSRLLPWRRVLANVLLGLDGKEAERRGREALAEVGLKGRERAWPDELSGGEAQRAALARSLVREPELLLADEPFGALDALTRIRMHSLLRELWERHRPSVLLVTHDVDEAIVLADRVLVLENGRIGLDLTIERPHPRSYRDPLLGEYRERLLTALGVTGDAG, via the coding sequence ATGGCGCCGCACACTGAGCAGCTGACCCGTACCGCCGCCGCCGTCCGGCTGCGCGGGCTGACCCGGTCGTTCGACGGACGCACGATCCTCGACGCCGTCGACCTGGACATCCCCGCCGGGCAGTTCGTGGCCCTGCTCGGGCACAGCGGATCCGGCAAGAGCACCCTGCTGCGGGCGGTCGCGGGCCTGGACCACGCGGTCGCCGGGAGCGGAGAGCTGACGGCTCCGGAGCGGGTCTCCGTCGTCTTCCAGGACTCGCGGCTGCTGCCCTGGCGGCGGGTGCTGGCGAACGTCCTGCTGGGACTCGACGGCAAGGAGGCCGAGCGCCGGGGTCGCGAGGCTCTCGCCGAGGTCGGGCTGAAGGGGCGCGAGCGGGCCTGGCCCGACGAGCTGTCCGGCGGTGAGGCGCAGCGCGCCGCGCTGGCCCGCTCCCTGGTCCGCGAGCCCGAACTCCTGCTGGCCGACGAGCCGTTCGGGGCGCTGGACGCGCTCACCCGGATCAGGATGCACAGCCTGCTGCGCGAACTGTGGGAGCGCCACCGGCCCTCCGTGCTGCTCGTCACGCACGACGTGGACGAGGCGATCGTGCTCGCCGACCGCGTCCTCGTCCTCGAGAACGGCCGGATCGGGCTCGACCTGACCATCGAGCGGCCGCATCCGCGCTCGTACCGGGATCCGCTGCTCGGCGAGTACCGCGAGCGGCTGCTGACGGCGCTGGGCGTGACCGGCGACGCCGGCTGA